A genomic window from Glycine soja cultivar W05 chromosome 10, ASM419377v2, whole genome shotgun sequence includes:
- the LOC114370874 gene encoding uncharacterized protein LOC114370874 isoform X1: MILCCMKRCVFGQVMMLYTHIKRLLPRPITLPNEKLDNNNFDFENQESQLHELNEGMYPLDAEAREIANESALDLFDGNQIDHDEYAYIIDLNEGSSNVVRHTNSMQVLVSSVEKESRPYKCSSAENHVCPSQELLQVVLGEENIWKKMNMIRKIVGYEGRMQASCSDELKALYMFTGVEPPTCSLAEIKEKLHFLMSIPGIKSNDA, from the exons ATGATACTTTGTTGCATGAAGAGATGTGTTTTCGGCCAGGTAATGATGTTATACACACATATAAAGAGGTTGCTCCCTAGGCCTATTACATTGCCCAATGAGAAGTTAGATAATAACAATTTTGACTTTGAAAATCAAGAATCACAGTTGCATGAATTAAATGAAGGGATGTACCCGTTAGATGCAGAAGCTAGAGAAATTGCTAATGAAAGTGCACTTGATTTGTTTGATGGAAACCAAATAGACCATGACGAGTATGCATACATAATTGATTTAAATGAAG GCTCTTCAAATGTTGTAAGGCATACAAATTCTATGCAGGTTCTTGTTTCGTCTGTAGAAAAAGAGTCAAGGCCATATAAATGTTCCTCTGCAGAAAACCATGTTTGCCCTTCTCAAGAG CTATTGCAGGTTGTATTGGGTGAAGAGAACATATGGAAAAAGATGAATATGATACGGAAGATAGTAGGATATGAAGGTAGAATGCAAGCATCATGTTCAGATGAATTAAAAGCTCTCTACATGTTCACTGGAGTTGAGCCCCCAACTTGTTCTCTCGCTGAAATCAAGGAGAAGCTCCACTTCCTTATGTCCATCCCTGGAATTAAATCGAATGATGCTTAG
- the LOC114370874 gene encoding uncharacterized protein LOC114370874 isoform X2 codes for MILCCMKRCVFGQVMMLYTHIKRLLPRPITLPNEKLDNNNFDFENQESQLHELNEGMYPLDAEAREIANESALDLFDGNQIDHDEYAYIIDLNEGSSNVVRHTNSMQVLVSSVEKESRPYKCSSAENHVCPSQEVVLGEENIWKKMNMIRKIVGYEGRMQASCSDELKALYMFTGVEPPTCSLAEIKEKLHFLMSIPGIKSNDA; via the exons ATGATACTTTGTTGCATGAAGAGATGTGTTTTCGGCCAGGTAATGATGTTATACACACATATAAAGAGGTTGCTCCCTAGGCCTATTACATTGCCCAATGAGAAGTTAGATAATAACAATTTTGACTTTGAAAATCAAGAATCACAGTTGCATGAATTAAATGAAGGGATGTACCCGTTAGATGCAGAAGCTAGAGAAATTGCTAATGAAAGTGCACTTGATTTGTTTGATGGAAACCAAATAGACCATGACGAGTATGCATACATAATTGATTTAAATGAAG GCTCTTCAAATGTTGTAAGGCATACAAATTCTATGCAGGTTCTTGTTTCGTCTGTAGAAAAAGAGTCAAGGCCATATAAATGTTCCTCTGCAGAAAACCATGTTTGCCCTTCTCAAGAG GTTGTATTGGGTGAAGAGAACATATGGAAAAAGATGAATATGATACGGAAGATAGTAGGATATGAAGGTAGAATGCAAGCATCATGTTCAGATGAATTAAAAGCTCTCTACATGTTCACTGGAGTTGAGCCCCCAACTTGTTCTCTCGCTGAAATCAAGGAGAAGCTCCACTTCCTTATGTCCATCCCTGGAATTAAATCGAATGATGCTTAG
- the LOC114369289 gene encoding protein PELOTA 1-like, which yields MKIVRRDLVPNGPGSVKMVAVDSDDLWFAYNLIAPGDSVMAVTVRKVLREAANGGREAERVKLKLEIKVEELSDYDKEGSILRVRGKNILENEYVKIGAFHTLELELQRPFVLRKDVWDSLALEVLQQASDPGASADLAVVLMQEGLAHILLVGRSMTVTRSRIETSIPRKHGPAIAGYEKALDKFFQNVLQAFLKHIDFNVVRCAVIASPGFTKDQFHRHLFLEAERRQLRPIIENKSRIILVHTSSGYKHSLKEVLDAPNVMSLIKDTKAAQEVRVMKDFYDMLSNDPSRACYGMKHVEVANERLAVQMLLITDELFRNSDIATRKKYVNLVNSVKDSGGSVHVFSSMHVSGEQLAQISGIAAILRFPLPDLEDIEM from the exons ATGAAGATCGTTCGGAGAGACCTAGTACCTAATGGACCTGGCAGCGTTAAG ATGGTGGCAGTGGATTCGGATGATCTCTGGTTTGCGTATAACTTGATAGCTCCCGGAGACTCTGTCATGGCCGTTACTGTCAG GAAGGTTCTAAGAGAAGCTGCTAATGGCGGACGGGAAGCAGAACGCGTCAAGCTCAAATTGGAAATTAAAGTCgaagag CTTTCTGATTATGACAAAGAAGGTTCTATTTTGCGTGTACGTGGAAAGAACATTTTGGAGAATGAATATGTCAAG ATTGGAGCATTTCATACTTTAGAACTCGAACTGCAGCGGCCGTTTGTGCTCAGAAAG GATGTTTGGGATTCTTTGGCTTTGGAGGTACTACAGCAGGCCTCTG ATCCTGGTGCAAGTGCTGATCTAGCAGTGGTGTTGATGCAAGAAGGATTAGCCCATATCCTCCTTGTTGGTAGAAG TATGACTGTTACTCGTTCGCGGATAGAAACATCAATTCCTCGCAAACATGGGCCTGCAATTGCTGGTTATGAGAAA GCTTTGGATAAGTTCTTTCAGAATGTTTTGCAG GCTTTCTTGAAACATATAGATTTCAATGTGGTTCGTTGTGCTGTAATTGCAAGTCCAGGATTTACAAAG GATCAGTTTCACCGTCACTTATTTTTGGAAGCAGAACGAAGACAGTTGCGACCTATTATTGAAAACAAATCCCGCATCATTCTTGTGCATACAAGTTCAGGATATAA GCATAGTTTAAAGGAGGTTTTGGATGCTCCAAATGTCATGAGTTTGATAAAAGATACTAAAGCAGCACAAGAG gTTCGAGTTATGAAGGATTTCTACGACATGCTTTCAAAT GATCCATCACGTGCTTGTTATGGAATGAAACATGTTGAGGTTGCCAATGAACGACTAGCTGTACAAATGCTTCTCATTACGGATGAGCTTTTCAG GAATTCAGATATAGCAACAAGAAAAAAGTATGTTAACTTGGTCAACTCTGTTAAGGATTCAGGGGGCTCTGTCCATGTATTTTCGTCCATGCATGTCTCTGGAGAAC AACTAGCCCAGATAAGTGGCATTGCTGCGATTCTTCGGTTTCCTCTCCCTGATCTTGAAGACATTGAGATGTGA